Genomic DNA from Penaeus monodon isolate SGIC_2016 chromosome 4, NSTDA_Pmon_1, whole genome shotgun sequence:
ACAAGGTGACAGATGTAACGCGAAGGTGTaaatatacacgaaaaaaaaaatcaaacagaactagtgggagaggaagaaagtaagagagaaggggaagaaaagagacagaagagagagagagagagagagagagagagagagagagagagagagagagagagaggagagagagagagtgagagagagagagagatgagtgcgtgtgtgtagagagagagagaagagagagagagaagagagagagagagaggggagagagagagagagagagagaaagagagagagagagagagagggagagagagagagagaaagagagagagagagagagaagaaagccaGCAGGAAGCAAAAGTTAGCGACTGATAGGTAACTCCCCAACAAAGCAAGAAGTATTATTAGCACAAATATGCCTCACAGCTCGGAGAAAAGGTGAAAGCTGCACAGGCCATAATTCTTCTTTGCACTCTGTCGAAAAGCTTATAAATGCCAGGCTTACCATGTTGCAATTTTGATCGCGTAGCTTCTAAAGGTCTCTTTATATACGCAATCCCTCAACTATACAGATGCATGGCGGTCACAATCCGTGCTAAAGAATCTATGTTTCACgtaaaagaaataggaaagagatgaaagagaataagacaaaaaacaaacaaacaagcaaacaaaaaacaggaaaaaagaaaaaaaagagaataaaatagaacaaaggtggataaaagataaaaaaaagagaagaaaatagaaatttgaaaatgaaaagaataaaaaggataaggagagagacagagagagagagagagagagagagagagagagagagagagagagagagagagagagagagagagagagagagagagagagagagagagaaaacaaaacaaaaaaacgtaaatcTCAAACTAATCCCTGTCTGTAAACTTTATTCCCGGCATATATAACCCGATGTTTGAGAAATCGCCCGCCATTAAAATCCAAATGATCACGAACAAAATGCATAAACACGCTTGATTTGGCTTCCACGCATGAAAGGGCCATACATCTGCACCCGGAATGgcaagaggaaaaaggaatagtaataataataataaaaaagggactaACCATACACTGGCAACGACTACATCAAAAGTGCTAAGCTCCTTAACTGTCAACGCGGCACTCACTTCAAGGCACCGTGACGCCGTGCCattcaagctctctctctcctctcgtctctctcttctcccttctctcaatCCTTTAGGTCCTTATCCacatcctccttctttttctcgtctctctcttcctgctcctccactcctccttctcttcctgtctctattcctctctcccttctcttctatattttgttcctctctctctctccctctctctctttctagtctttctctccttctctctttctttttactcccCCACTGtcactatcttttctttctcttttctctctctccctctcctcttcttcaccgCCAtcacctcatctttctctctcccttgtctctcttctccctcctcctcctcctatttctctccctcctcttactcctccaccGCCACTTTCTCCTCCCaactccccatctccttctcccttgccccccccctcacctcctcctccttctcctcctcctcaggtTAGCTAAGGTGTTGTGTTCACAGTGGTGGTAAAATGGTGTCTACGAAAGAAGTGTCAGGCTGTCATTTCGTGTCGGCAAATATCAATTTAACCCGCTCTATACCACCACGAAAATTGAGACCCGTCAGAAGCCGGGGAGTGCGTGGAAGGCGGGCAGGCTCTCGACCTTCGGCGCGGGCGAGGCAAGGTGGAGAATCCTGTTGTGTTTACTCAGTGTGATTAAGACTCTCGTCTGGAAGAATGGTCCTTACGCAGCGTGGAAATAAGGGCGAAAACTTCGCTCGTTAAGCAGGTCATGCGATAATTCCCGGAGACATGCAAGGCTGTCACTCATCTTGGAGAGTGAGATTCCTGGAGAACGTTCTAAAAAGAGAAATGTTAGGGGATTAAAATCCAGCTCATGCCTCTGCTCTTAATGCGAGAGGTTATTGAACGTGTCAATCACGCATCGGATTTACGGCTTGATTAACACTATCACTCGCTTGCAACAATAACCTGCAACCGTCAAACAAAGGCGATAAATAAAGATGCAAATCACCATTATTTTATGCTCCGGCAGTCTCTATCACCCGTTTTCTATGAGCATTAATTGGTCTGTCACGGCAGGTAATACTATGCTATTATCCAGTATACCCTGTACCGGGATATCTTGTGATGCAGAACGTAATGAGTTAACGGCAAAAAACAGCTAACCGTCACCTCATTTACGGTCGAATTTCACCACGGTTATTCCGCACAATTCAGCTCTATGTCCCAACACGTAAAAAGTGCATTTGTCATCAAGTGTGTATGATTCAGGAAAGAAATGGAACTcgtttgttaataataatattgtgattaCGTATCATAAACTGCAATTTCATAACCTTAATGCAGTAGAATTAACATCGATAATGCATTTACAACGATATGTTTGCATTTTGCTTTCCTTTGTCTGGTCTACGAAGAGTGACAAGAGACCGCaaggagagaaaacacacacacacacacacacacacacacacacacacacacacacacacacacacacacacacacacacacacacacacacacgcacacacacacacacacacacacacacacacacacacacacacacacacacacatacacacacacagtatcaatttataaaacaaacataGCTTTTGTGTCGTCATACAATCTCAATAGAGCAAATATAAGTAATATGGTTATCAGGGCAACGGTTGCAACAATACGCAGAAGTGTACAAGCCTATCTTCGTGAACCAACACCacgttatctgtctctctcctcttttgttaAGAGTGAAGGAGGTCATAAAACGGTTGTTCTTTGTCCTTTAAGTTTGTtttatttgatgattagtaaaGGGATATCAGCACAAGACTTTAAAAGGCGAGGAACTCTTGGGGCAGTGTCGAAAGGGTTACGCCATACCGTTTTTATGACAAGAAAATCTTCCAAGGAGTTTCAGCATATGTGGATTTATAGCACTTGCagaaatattcatgtatattatgcGTGGTATACGTACGGGCAACATATCTAGaggcacatgtacatgtacatacttgCCAATTATGCTTCCAGAGATACCAGGGGCAAACATATAGGAACTTACGGGGAATTCATGTGCAAGTCGTGTATACTAGGCCCTAAGTAGCAATACATCCTCCCTCACTTAAtcgcacagacatatatagaacACAAAATAATACATGCAAATATAATGTCATAGATAGCATAATAGCACTCTCACACAATAAATACAAATGCAGTCTCGTGCATacaaacgaacacaaacgcaGAAAAAATATCAACACACAATCAGGAAGGGGAAAATTCCACTTAAGATAAGGAGACAAACTCTGTAGCCATTTGACAGATATAGGAATTACACCTTTAGCACAATTGTATAGTGTTACGGGACACTGCTTAATGAAACATATCATGGACTTTACGATCATGCCTATTGGCTTCCTACCATGAGTGCAGTAACCCAATTCCACCCACCACAAGGATAAGTAACAACCCTAAGATTGGATGAAATGGACAGCCAACATGTTAGGTGATACTCTGTTAATATACATAATTCAACGACCCCCAGCCTTAACAACACTCAAGCCACAAATCCCATTGTCCAAATGTGATAAAATTGGCTCTTGTATCGATACGGAGTGGAAGCGAAGAGGGGGATAATGTACAGAAAAGACAGGGGTGATTGGTATAACTCCCACTCTCTGGAAAATGCAACACTTGAAGCAATGGGTAGACAGTAAGTAACTGTAGATCAAAGAATGAACAAGCAACAGCTAATCTTCGCAAACAGAAAATACGCGAATCTACAATTTACGTAAAAATGTCAATAAGTTCCATAAAACAGAAATCACATAGTACTGAATTATGCATTTTgtgacatttattcatttatttatctattatactaGATACTGCTCTAGGGTGTGGCAGTCATAAAATGCggcgacacacacacattgtcatAAACATACACAGCCAAACTAACGCAGACACACAGAACCACAACCACTACCACAGccgcaaatacagacacacaaaacacaataacacaaacgcaaacatacacaaccacaaccgcaaacacaaaacacaacaacacgaacacaaacacacacagtcacaaccGCAAACGCACATAAAGCTCACACAGCCACAACCACAAACGCGCacagaacacaaaaacacaaacacacacaaccacaaccacaaaaacaaacagacacacaataataacacaaacacaaacacgcacgcatcaCGCCTACACAAAAAAATTAGAAACTACACCCGAGGGGCATTCACAAGGGGCTACGACCTTAGTACATGACTTGCAAATGATTCATTTCGTATTTATGAAGGCATAATTCTACCGGTAAAAAAATCAATTGCTTCTGTGTATCTAATTAGactcataaacaataacaaacactagTCGCGCCGAGAGAAAGTTGAACTTATTAAAGTCCGGTCGTTATTTTTCTTCGTATCTGTCATtccattaataaaaatagtaaagagcGTAAGGATTTCTTGCTAACAATTGGCTAAGTCAcatgttatttatatgtgtaggTACAAGAGcaaacgcgcatatatatatatatatatatatatatatatatatatatatattatatatatatatatatatacgtatatatgtatatatatatatatatatatatatatatatacgtatacatacatacatacatagatatatatatatatatatatatatatataaaaatatatatatacgtatacatacatatttatatatatatatatatatatatatatatatatatatatatatatttatatatatatacgtatacatacatacattcatgtatatatatacatacacacacacacacacacacacacacatacacacacacacacacacacacacacacacacacaccacacacacacacacacacacacacacacacaatatatatatattatatatatatatatatacatatatataatttttatatatatatatatatatatatatatatatatatatatatatacacatatatacacacacatacacacacgtgtgtgtgtgtgatcgttgaAGGAAAAGTATAGCAAGGGCTGTTACAAACATCTTTATTGATTTCAAACGTTTCGGAAAATTACTGTCCGAAATAATACATaggtggttttaaaaaaacagttttcaaaaaaaattaaacaggcAAACAGGAGGAAAAACTAgttaaagaacagaaaaatatcttaaaaaacataaaatatacacacaaaaatatcttttgtaaaataaattacaaattcaAGTATTATTCCTCGAGTACAATCTAcgactgtatatatgaatatatatatatatatatatatatatatatatatattatgaattatatatatatatatatatatatagatatattttattgatatatatatataatatatatatttatatatatgcattcatatatacatatatataataaatgtatataatatatactatatatatatatatatatatatataatatatatatatatagtataataaaaaacatattaatatatatatatatatatatataatatatatatatatatatatatatataatataatatatatatatatatataatatatgtatatatatatatgtatatatatatatatatcatatatatatatatatatattatatatatatatattatagatataatatgcatatatatatatatatatatatatatatatatatatatacatatatgcatatatatatatatatacatatatatatatatatatatatatatatatatatatatatatatatatatatatatgtgtgtgtgtgtgtgtgtgtgtgtgtgtgtgtgtgtgtgtgtgtgtgtgtgtgtgtgtgtgtgtgtatacacacaaacatgtaacagtaataacgacaacatctacaacaacaattacaaaaataatgatgatgatactagaaataatgataataataatgatgataataataataataataataataataataataataataataataataacaataataataataatgatgatgatgatgatgatgataacgataataatgataataataaagaataatatgattCATATTGAACAATAAAATCAGTAAAAGAAGCATAACATTGGCAATAGTGACAGTagcaaaactactactactactactactactactactactactactactactactactactactactaccactaacaacagcagtgataacaaagatgatagtaACATCGCCTCCCTCAGTCcgccgttctctctttctctgtctctcctaaaattccctttattttaaGTTCACGCAATACATCACTGTCAGTCAAGCATCATTGAAGTAGATTGCTTAGAATAACATGGGACTTGAATCCTTTCTCTACAGAGGATTTTACAGAAAAGACGAAAAACtgcaagagaatgagagaatgagggagggaggggatgggtgggagagggaggagagagggtaaggagggaagggtggttaggagggagggggagaagggggatggtggggagggaggagggagagggtggcagggaggggaaaagaagatggtAGGGAGGGactagagggagggagtggggtggaaggagagagggaaagagagtaagggagttagagagcaagagagatagagatggatatagcaagaaatacagaaatatagacagataattagatagagtaagagagagagagagggggaaagacagagccagaaagagagggagtgaacctgatacatagacagacagatacacaaacaaacaaacagacaaatatatagacgcaaaagcatacagatagacagacttagacatatatatagaaaaagaccCTCATACATGCTAAATATATAAATCACAGCCCACAGTCCACTATTCCACACTCCATCCCAAGCGGTTTTATTGAAGGCGATCACGTAATATAATTCCTTAATCCTCATTTACCAGTATCCTTTTATCCTCGTGAAGGCAATAAAAATACGCCctcttttgatataaaaatatggaGATGATGGACACGGAGATATTTGGGTAGATTGTCgtgtttttgttcattatttgattattattaatacgactatttttttttcagtgtattcaTTGAACTAttgatctctctatctactaatctatctatcaatctccaaatctatctatctatccatctatatgtctctctatctattaatttcACTTCTTCTCTGTTGTGTGAATGTTTTTAGTAGGATGAGTTCCATCACTGAGTAATTATGAATTAAATTTGTGATTATGATGAGCATggttgttaatatttatatatacaatattacttttttcataacATCTAACCATGTCAGCTTTAGTACTCTTCAGGAATATGatggttatatatgaatatatatatatatatatatatatatatatatatatatatatatatatatatatatatatatatatgtatgtatgtatgtatgtctatatatatgtatgcacgtatagatgcatgtatgtgtgtgcgtaaccatgtatgtatatatgtatatacgtatgtatgtatgtatgtatgtatgtatgtatgtatgtatgtatgtatgtatgtatgtatgtatgtatgtgttcgtgtatctatgtatgtatgtatgtacacatgtatttttacatgcatgtatatatatactatataacatatttagTCGGACTGATATAAGTCACGAACGTTTTTTTGTGCTCAAATCAAAATACGTTGCAAAAGAATTTGCATTTGATACCATACAGACGTTACTAAAATGCAAAACTCTGAACCACAGACAGAATGAATTACAGAAAGCCTGAGCCTGAGCCTCTCAGCGGGCGCGCCTCCGTCTGCGACCTGGAGGCGGCGAGGCGAGGCGGGGAGGCGCAGACGAGGCGCGAGGCAGCAGCAGCGGGCGACTGCGGCGGGTGTCGCTTGGCTTGATCCGCGAGGCCTCAAAAGTCTCGGTCACGTTTGATTTTCGGAGCGGCGAGTGTGGACGCCTGACGCGACCTGTCCTCTGTGACGACAGCCGTGCgcggaagaagaaataaaatcggGTGCGCCTGGTggacacgcatacataaatatatgaatgtgtgcgcacgtactcacacacgtgtaggtatatgtatagatacacatacacgcacgcacacacacgaagacacacatacgcaaacaaacacacacacaaacatatatacactcactctcACGCATATAATACACTCCAAAAGCGTCACATAAACTTTAATgccaatatataaaacaaacaccgtTCAGTTCCCGAAAAAACATCAATTGCAGTAATGTTGCAGAGACAGGATCATGTAGCTTATTCAAACAGTGGACGGCCTTGATTCCTCAGAAATATATTCACACGATTCTTGTGTGTCATCATGCAACAGCAACACGGATAGATTTCGACATTCTGAAGTGAATCTGAGAGCAGAGTATTTTACCGTCATGCATGCAGGGGCTGatgaatgcatgaataaataCTCGTATATGTGTCTTTTTCAAAGTTTGTTGCATGCtcgtatatattcatctatattcatTCATACCTCTACcgatgtgtatctatatctatctctcgatcCATCAGTGTATATCTTTATCAGTCTGTTCATCTATAAATGTCCAACTCTTTTACTGTCTGGTTTCATTTGATAGTACAGTCCTtatagaagacacacacacacacacacacacacacacacacacacacacacacacacacacacacacacacacacacacacacacacacacacacacacacatatatatatatgaatatatatatatatatatatataatatatatatatatatattatatatatatatatatatatatatatatatcatacatagatacacacacacacataatatatatatatatatatatatatatatatatatatatatatatatatatatatatcttcttcttttaacggtaggttcatgtctgagccgccgtggtcacaacatgatacttaattgtagttttcatgttgtgatgctcttggagtgagtacgtggtagggtccccagttcctttccacggagagtgccggtggtaccttttaggtaatcattctacttatccgggcttgggaccagcactgtcttgggctggcttggccacccagtggctaaataggcatatatatatatatatatatatatatatatatatatatatatatatatatatatatatatatatatatatatatatatatatatatatatatatatatatgctctgccATTGTCATCATCGATTTCCCCTCTAGTTCTCTTTCCTTTGGTTATGTTCCTCCAACTCTCGTTAGCGCTATTCCTCGAGGAgtcgctcttcttcttctctcctcttcctttccttcgcctCTTTTTGGCGCCCCTTCCTGCCGCCCCCGCGCTGCTGCCCCTTCACGTCCTTCCGCCCCTCCTTccgatctctctgtctctgccgctGATCCTCGGCCTTTGATATGCTCTTGCACCTCTACGTCAGAATCTCCGCCAGTTGTTGCATTCCCACCAGGCCGACGTGGTCGATGGTGATGGGGTTCGGGTCTATGATCTCCACCCACCTCTTGGGCAAGTGCTCCAGCAGCTGCAGCTTCATGGGCCCCGGGCCGGCGACGATCACCTTCTCCACCAGGCACTTGTTCTCCTCGTCGAGGAAGATCTCAGCCAAGCGCTCGAGGATGATCTTAAGGTGCAGCACTCTGCTCTGCTCGGCCAGGCGCATGaaccggttctgggactggcctCCGTGGCCGTGCTTGTTGGCGATTGCGACGTACTTGTCGAAAACGATCTCGTAGTTCTGTATTGTGCCGCGAGCGATGGTGTGGTGGTCGCCCTGGAGCACCACGAAGCCGTAGGTGCTGTCGAGGGTCAACTGCGACTCGGGTACTTTGCTGGCCTTCTTGGTTTTCTGTACCCATGTGGGTTCGGGCTTTGGCTTCGGCCTTCTCTTGTTCTGCAGGAGTTCCAGGATATCGAGGGACGTAGACAAGagcacgctatatatatatatatatattatatatatatatatatatatatatatatatatatatatatatatatatatattttatataatatatatatatatatatataaaacacacacacacaaacacacacatacattgtataattgtagttttcatgttgtgatgctcttggagtgagtacgtggtaggatccccagttcctttccacggagagtgccagtgtttaccttttaggtaaccattctctctatttatccgggcttgggaccagcactgacttgggctggcttggccactcagtggctaggcaggcaatcaaggtgaagttctttcccctgggaacaacgcgccggacagtgactcgaaccctcgaactcagattgccatcgtgacagtcttgagtccgatgctctaaccactcggccaccgcggccttatatatatatatatatatctatatatatatatatatgtatatatatatatcatatatgatatatgtatacatatatatatatatatatatatatatatatatatatatatatatatatatatacatacatatattcatacatacttataatgcacacatacaaacacacacacacacacacacacacattatatatatatatatatatatattatatatatatatatatatatatatatatatatatgtgtgtgtatatatatatatatgtatatatatgtatatatgtgtatatatatatgtatacacacgcacacacacacacacatacatatatatatatatatatatatatatatatatatatatatatatatatatatatatcagtgtatatctTTATCAGTATGTTCATCTATAAATGTCTTACGCTTTTACTGTCTGGTTTCATTTGATAGTAcagttaaaattttgtataagtCCTtatagaagacacacacacacacacacacacacacacacacacacacacacacacacacacacacacacacacacgtatatatataacacacacacacacacacacacacacacacacacacacacacacacacacacacacacacgcatatatatatatatatatatatatatatatatatgtatatatatatatatatatatgtatatatatata
This window encodes:
- the LOC119572573 gene encoding eukaryotic peptide chain release factor subunit 1-like, with translation MNPVKKKRLGVSQPFSNKENFFTRSRLIASFLDPNKRRPKPKPEPTWVQKTKKASKVPESQLTLDSTYGFVVLQGDHHTIARGTIQNYEIVFDKYVAIANKHGHGGQSQNRFMRLAEQSRVLHLKIILERLAEIFLDEENKCLVEKVIVAGPGPMKLQLLEHLPKRWVEIIDPNPITIDHVGLVGMQQLAEILT